The following coding sequences are from one Deinococcus arcticus window:
- a CDS encoding FAD:protein FMN transferase, whose protein sequence is MTLISVLGAARRLGGRPPFQLRGSYERLLEGRLDLQIVAATRAQAQQAEHDALNELERLGRVLGAQDPHSEWRRWLRQASSAPTPLSLDLTAVLRLADHWRLRSGGALHPGAEALGLLWAQAERTGRPPAPQELQRLVSAVQGAPWTLQADGCAVLHARGPLGLGPLARGYMVDRAAAVASRAAGVRWVQVRAGGALRVVGPGSVTVTVADPFTARDNAPWLARVRVRRGALAQRPAPAPGSAPLVNPRTGCPAAPAPGVVVLAPECAAAEALATILSVLDVRGGLALVDSTPGCAALVVTPDGRRHPSRAWPRRDHPPGGAQGHEDQPG, encoded by the coding sequence GTGACCCTCATCAGCGTGCTGGGCGCGGCGCGGCGCCTGGGTGGGCGGCCGCCCTTCCAGCTGCGCGGCAGCTATGAGCGGCTCCTGGAAGGGCGCCTGGACCTGCAGATTGTGGCGGCCACCCGGGCCCAGGCGCAGCAGGCCGAACACGACGCCCTCAACGAACTGGAGCGGCTGGGGCGAGTGCTGGGGGCCCAGGATCCACACAGTGAGTGGCGGCGCTGGCTGCGGCAGGCCAGCTCGGCGCCCACCCCCCTGAGCCTGGACCTGACGGCGGTGCTGCGCCTGGCTGACCACTGGCGGCTGCGCAGCGGGGGCGCGCTGCACCCGGGCGCCGAGGCCCTGGGGCTGCTGTGGGCCCAGGCCGAGCGCACCGGCCGCCCGCCCGCGCCGCAGGAGTTGCAGCGGCTGGTCAGCGCGGTCCAGGGCGCGCCCTGGACCCTGCAGGCCGATGGCTGCGCCGTTCTGCATGCCCGTGGGCCGCTGGGCCTGGGCCCGCTGGCCCGCGGGTACATGGTGGACCGGGCCGCCGCCGTGGCCTCGCGCGCGGCAGGGGTGCGCTGGGTGCAGGTGCGGGCAGGCGGGGCCCTGCGGGTGGTGGGCCCCGGGTCTGTGACGGTCACCGTGGCCGACCCCTTCACTGCCAGGGACAACGCCCCCTGGCTGGCCCGCGTGCGCGTGCGGCGCGGCGCCCTGGCCCAGCGCCCTGCCCCAGCGCCGGGAAGCGCACCCCTGGTCAACCCACGTACCGGCTGCCCGGCAGCGCCGGCGCCCGGCGTGGTGGTCCTGGCCCCCGAATGCGCCGCCGCCGAGGCCCTGGCCACGATTCTGAGCGTGCTGGATGTCCGGGGCGGTCTGGCCCTGGTGGACAGCACGCCCGGCTGCGCGGCCCTGGTGGTCACCCCGGACGGCCGGCGTCACCCCAGCCGCGCGTGGCCCCGGCGCGATCACCCTCCTGGCGGCGCTCAGGGGCATGAGGATCAGCCGGGCTGA
- a CDS encoding GGDEF domain-containing protein translates to MTERGPEAQQLARLLVEAEERKLGDPVQGAALAREALALAEALGDTRAQALALTMVGASAIYLADYPAALAALERAQTLADPQFPELLGNNANALSVAYFRLGHYPQGMEHALRGLERAQVHGDRVLEAKVLSNMALMAWELQDHEEALALHQRVAGVLAALDAAGEGGGMPALQGAINDLNIAIDHYHLGQLDRAHSLGQAALPTLRALGLRQPEAVALTYLTLTLLDLGRPDDAWPLCEEALALHRAGQEKDFEAYTLMARARLHRHAGAPQAARRDLDTALGLAQRAGLQGREGEVHAALAEWYELERDFEAALHHHKRYLTLERALHAQTLDRKVKVLAVQAKVSLLQREAELERRRSAELEQLNAELRQAERHARTLATHDPLTGLPNRALFLEQVDHALARAQPLALLFLDLDGFKAVNDALGHAAGDELLREVARRLRAGVRDSDLLARLSGDEFVVMLRHLDEAGAVQVGERLLGALQGAARLGGQLVEVGASCGCALYPAQAQDREALLHAADQAMYEAKRAGKNQLRVYAGPPG, encoded by the coding sequence ATGACCGAGAGGGGGCCGGAAGCCCAGCAGCTGGCCCGGCTGCTGGTGGAGGCCGAGGAGCGCAAGCTGGGCGACCCGGTGCAGGGCGCGGCGCTGGCCCGCGAGGCCCTGGCGCTGGCCGAGGCGCTGGGCGACACCCGGGCGCAGGCGCTGGCCCTGACGATGGTGGGGGCCAGCGCCATCTATCTGGCCGATTATCCGGCGGCCCTGGCGGCGCTGGAACGGGCCCAGACCCTGGCCGACCCCCAGTTTCCCGAACTGCTGGGCAACAACGCCAACGCCCTGAGCGTGGCGTATTTTCGCCTGGGCCACTACCCACAGGGCATGGAACACGCCCTGCGCGGCCTGGAGCGGGCGCAGGTGCACGGTGACCGGGTGCTGGAAGCCAAGGTGCTGTCCAACATGGCGCTGATGGCCTGGGAGCTGCAGGACCACGAGGAGGCGCTGGCGCTGCACCAGCGGGTGGCGGGGGTGCTGGCGGCCCTGGACGCGGCGGGTGAAGGCGGCGGCATGCCCGCGCTGCAGGGCGCCATCAACGACCTGAATATCGCCATTGACCACTATCATCTGGGGCAGCTGGACCGCGCCCACAGTCTGGGGCAGGCGGCGCTGCCCACGCTGCGCGCCCTGGGCTTGCGACAGCCCGAGGCCGTGGCCCTGACCTACCTCACCCTGACCCTGCTGGACCTGGGCCGCCCGGACGACGCGTGGCCGCTGTGCGAAGAGGCGCTGGCCCTGCACCGCGCCGGACAGGAAAAGGATTTTGAAGCCTATACCCTGATGGCCCGCGCCCGCCTGCACCGCCACGCGGGCGCCCCACAGGCGGCGCGGCGCGACCTGGACACGGCCCTGGGCCTGGCCCAGCGCGCGGGCCTGCAGGGCCGCGAGGGCGAGGTGCACGCCGCACTGGCCGAGTGGTACGAACTGGAGCGCGACTTTGAAGCGGCGCTGCACCACCACAAGCGGTATCTGACGCTGGAACGGGCGCTGCACGCCCAGACCCTGGACCGCAAGGTCAAGGTGCTGGCGGTGCAGGCCAAGGTGTCGCTGCTGCAGCGCGAGGCCGAACTGGAGCGCCGCCGCAGCGCCGAGCTGGAGCAGCTGAATGCCGAACTGCGCCAGGCCGAGCGCCACGCGCGCACCCTGGCCACGCACGACCCCCTGACGGGCCTGCCCAACCGCGCGCTGTTTTTAGAGCAAGTGGACCACGCGCTGGCCCGGGCTCAACCGCTGGCCCTGCTGTTTCTGGACCTGGACGGCTTCAAGGCCGTGAACGACGCGCTGGGCCACGCCGCCGGCGATGAGCTGCTGCGCGAGGTGGCGCGGCGGCTGCGCGCCGGGGTGCGCGATTCGGACCTGCTGGCGCGGTTGTCTGGCGATGAATTCGTGGTGATGCTGCGCCATCTGGACGAGGCCGGGGCCGTGCAGGTGGGCGAGCGCCTGCTGGGCGCCCTGCAGGGCGCGGCGCGGCTGGGGGGACAGCTGGTGGAGGTGGGGGCCAGCTGCGGCTGCGCCCTGTACCCGGCGCAGGCCCAGGACCGGGAAGCCCTGTTGCACGCCGCCGATCAGGCCATGTACGAGGCCAAACGCGCGGGCAAGAACCAGCTGCGCGTGTACGCGGGGCCGCCCGGCTGA
- a CDS encoding 1,4-alpha-glucan branching enzyme — MSEPLPLDHGHLQKLVTADLVRPDHLLGAHPMTENGVEGVRFGVWAPNAHHVSVVGDFNGFNGFDHPLQRLDFGFWGAFVPAARHGQRYKFRITAQDGRTEDKMDPYGTFFEVRPATASIIWNQPFTWTDDGWMRARGPGLERPVSIYEVHLPSWARRDDGWFMNYRDLAHRLGDYVAYMGYTHVELLGVMEHPFDGSWGYQVTGYYAPTSRMGSPEDFKYFVNHLHGLGIGVLLDWVPGHFPTDTAGLAHFDGGPLFEYADPRRGFHQDWNTYIFDYGRNEVVMFLIGSALKWLQDFHIDGLRVDAVASMLYLDFSRTEWVPNIHGGRENLEAIAFLKRLNEVAHHMAPGCMIIAEESTSFPGVTTPTPFGLGFDYKWAMGWMNDSLRYFEQDPLWRAHHHHALTFFNVYRTSENYVLAISHDEVVHLKKSMVAKMPGDWYAQRAGYRAFLALMWTTPGKKLLFMGQEFAQPTEWNHDAPLPWHLADHPDHRGVMNLVRRLNGLYRTRPDWHVGDTREEGLLWLSADDTENSVYAFVRRDPDSDTWSVVVANLTPVYREGYPVGVPQGGPYRLLLSTDDGEYGGFGTQQPELQAREEGWHGQTHHLRLNLPPNSVLVLGPAPAPALAAPEER; from the coding sequence ATGAGTGAACCGCTTCCGCTGGATCATGGGCACCTGCAAAAACTGGTCACGGCGGACCTCGTGCGGCCCGATCATCTGCTGGGGGCACACCCCATGACGGAAAACGGTGTGGAGGGCGTGCGGTTCGGTGTGTGGGCCCCAAATGCCCACCATGTGAGCGTGGTGGGCGATTTCAACGGCTTCAACGGCTTTGACCATCCCCTGCAGCGCCTGGATTTTGGCTTCTGGGGGGCCTTTGTGCCGGCCGCCCGCCATGGGCAGCGCTACAAGTTCCGCATTACCGCCCAGGATGGCCGCACCGAGGACAAGATGGACCCCTACGGCACCTTCTTTGAGGTGCGCCCCGCCACCGCCAGCATCATCTGGAACCAGCCCTTTACCTGGACCGATGACGGCTGGATGAGGGCCCGGGGGCCCGGCCTGGAGCGCCCGGTCAGCATCTACGAGGTGCACCTGCCCTCCTGGGCACGGCGGGACGACGGCTGGTTCATGAATTACCGCGATCTCGCGCACCGCCTGGGCGACTACGTGGCCTACATGGGCTACACCCACGTGGAACTGCTGGGGGTCATGGAGCACCCCTTTGACGGGTCGTGGGGCTATCAGGTGACCGGGTACTACGCGCCCACCAGCCGCATGGGCAGCCCGGAAGACTTCAAGTATTTCGTCAACCACCTGCATGGCCTGGGCATCGGCGTGCTGCTGGACTGGGTGCCGGGGCATTTTCCCACCGACACTGCGGGGCTGGCACATTTTGACGGCGGGCCGCTGTTCGAGTACGCCGATCCCCGGCGGGGCTTTCACCAGGACTGGAACACCTACATCTTCGACTATGGCCGCAACGAGGTTGTGATGTTCCTGATCGGTTCGGCCTTGAAGTGGCTGCAGGACTTTCACATTGACGGTCTGCGGGTGGACGCGGTGGCCAGCATGCTGTACCTGGATTTCTCGCGCACCGAATGGGTGCCCAACATTCACGGCGGGCGCGAGAACCTCGAAGCCATTGCCTTTCTCAAGCGGCTGAACGAGGTGGCGCACCACATGGCCCCGGGCTGCATGATCATCGCCGAGGAAAGCACCTCCTTTCCCGGCGTGACCACGCCCACCCCCTTTGGCCTGGGCTTTGACTACAAGTGGGCCATGGGCTGGATGAACGACAGCCTGCGCTATTTCGAGCAGGACCCGCTGTGGCGCGCGCACCATCACCACGCCCTGACCTTTTTCAACGTGTACCGCACCAGCGAGAACTACGTGCTGGCCATCAGCCACGACGAGGTGGTACACCTGAAAAAGAGCATGGTGGCCAAGATGCCGGGCGACTGGTACGCCCAGCGCGCCGGCTACCGCGCCTTTCTGGCCCTGATGTGGACCACACCGGGCAAGAAGCTGCTGTTTATGGGCCAGGAATTCGCCCAGCCCACCGAATGGAACCACGACGCCCCGCTGCCCTGGCATCTGGCCGACCACCCCGACCACCGGGGCGTGATGAACCTCGTGCGGCGCCTCAACGGGCTGTACCGCACCCGCCCGGACTGGCATGTGGGCGACACCAGGGAAGAGGGCCTGCTGTGGCTGAGCGCCGACGACACCGAAAACAGCGTGTACGCCTTTGTGCGCCGCGACCCCGACAGTGACACCTGGAGTGTGGTGGTGGCCAACCTGACCCCGGTGTACCGCGAGGGCTATCCGGTGGGCGTACCGCAGGGCGGCCCCTACCGCCTGCTGCTGTCCACCGACGACGGCGAATACGGCGGCTTTGGCACCCAGCAACCGGAGCTGCAGGCCAGGGAAGAAGGCTGGCACGGCCAGACCCACCACCTGCGCCTGAACCTGCCGCCCAACAGCGTGCTGGTGCTGGGCCCGGCGCCGGCCCCGGCGCTGGCCGCGCCCGAAGAGCGCTGA
- a CDS encoding branched-chain amino acid aminotransferase, producing the protein MTTPATPRPPVNLDWSTLGFSYIRTDERYLSHWRGGQWDSGQLTLDNVLHISEGSTALHYGQQCFEGLKAYRAADGSVNLFRPDQNAARMQESCRRVLMPEVSTEQFIDACRQVVRANDHWIPPYGTGGALYLRPYVIGVGDNIGVRSAPEFLFGVFAIPVGAYFKGGLTPHNFITSGYDRAAPHGTGAAKVGGNYAASLLPGFEAKERHFADAIYLDPATHTKIEEVGAANFFAITKDGQTFVTPKSPSILPSITKYSLLHLAEHRLGLKVVEGDVYIDRLGEYSEAGACGTAAVITPIGGIQHGDRFHVFHSETQVGPVTRRLYDELTGIQFGDRPAPEGWLVKV; encoded by the coding sequence ATGACGACGCCTGCCACGCCCCGTCCGCCGGTGAACCTCGACTGGTCCACTCTGGGCTTCAGCTATATCCGCACTGATGAACGCTACCTGTCGCACTGGCGCGGCGGACAGTGGGACAGCGGCCAGCTGACCCTGGACAACGTGCTGCACATCAGCGAGGGCTCTACGGCCCTGCACTACGGGCAGCAATGCTTTGAAGGGCTGAAAGCCTACCGCGCCGCCGACGGCAGCGTGAACCTGTTTCGCCCCGACCAGAACGCCGCGCGCATGCAAGAAAGCTGCCGCCGCGTGCTGATGCCCGAGGTGAGCACCGAGCAGTTTATTGACGCGTGCCGTCAGGTGGTCCGGGCCAACGACCACTGGATTCCCCCCTACGGCACGGGCGGCGCGCTGTACCTGCGCCCCTACGTGATTGGCGTGGGCGACAACATCGGCGTGCGCTCGGCGCCGGAATTCCTGTTCGGGGTGTTCGCCATTCCGGTGGGGGCCTACTTCAAGGGCGGCCTGACCCCGCACAACTTCATCACCTCCGGCTACGACCGCGCCGCGCCGCACGGCACCGGGGCGGCCAAGGTGGGGGGCAACTACGCCGCCAGTCTGCTGCCCGGCTTTGAGGCCAAAGAGCGCCACTTCGCCGACGCCATTTACCTGGACCCCGCCACCCACACCAAGATTGAAGAGGTGGGGGCCGCCAACTTTTTCGCCATTACCAAAGACGGGCAGACCTTCGTGACGCCCAAGTCCCCCAGCATCCTGCCCAGCATCACCAAGTACAGCCTGCTGCACCTGGCCGAGCACCGCCTGGGCCTGAAGGTGGTGGAAGGCGACGTGTACATTGACCGCCTGGGCGAGTACAGCGAGGCGGGCGCCTGTGGCACGGCCGCCGTGATCACGCCCATCGGCGGCATTCAGCACGGCGACAGGTTCCACGTATTCCACAGCGAAACCCAGGTGGGCCCGGTGACCCGGCGCCTGTACGACGAGCTGACGGGCATTCAGTTCGGGGACCGCCCGGCGCCGGAGGGCTGGCTGGTGAAGGTGTAA
- the hisH gene encoding imidazole glycerol phosphate synthase subunit HisH, whose protein sequence is MSAPEVLLLDYGAGNVRSAAKALERAGMTVKVSADPADVPGARAVVVPGQGHFRQVMEAFDESGFRQPVLDAAEAGTPLLGICVGMQMLLSGSEEAPGVRGLGLVPGTVRRFEAVPGLKVPQMGWNSLDKVGDSPLLRDLACPAYAYFVHSYYVPIETEVDAGALTEYGVPFWAALSQGNLHATQFHPEKSGAVGLAILERFRRYVVEAEA, encoded by the coding sequence GTGAGCGCGCCGGAAGTGCTGCTGCTGGACTACGGCGCGGGCAATGTGCGCAGTGCGGCCAAGGCGCTGGAGCGGGCCGGCATGACCGTGAAGGTCAGCGCCGACCCCGCCGACGTGCCCGGCGCGCGGGCGGTGGTGGTGCCGGGCCAGGGCCACTTCCGGCAGGTGATGGAAGCGTTCGACGAGAGCGGCTTTCGCCAGCCGGTGCTGGACGCAGCAGAGGCCGGCACGCCGCTGCTGGGTATCTGCGTGGGGATGCAGATGCTCCTCTCGGGCTCCGAGGAGGCGCCCGGGGTGCGCGGGCTGGGGCTGGTACCCGGCACCGTGCGCCGGTTCGAGGCCGTGCCGGGCCTGAAGGTGCCGCAGATGGGCTGGAACTCGCTGGACAAGGTGGGCGACAGCCCCCTGCTGCGCGACCTGGCCTGCCCGGCCTACGCCTACTTTGTGCACTCCTATTACGTGCCCATAGAGACGGAGGTGGACGCCGGGGCACTGACCGAATACGGCGTGCCCTTCTGGGCAGCCCTCAGCCAGGGCAACCTGCATGCCACACAGTTTCACCCCGAAAAAAGCGGCGCGGTGGGGCTGGCGATTCTGGAACGCTTCCGGCGGTATGTGGTGGAGGCCGAAGCGTAA
- the hisB gene encoding imidazoleglycerol-phosphate dehydratase HisB, giving the protein MSRSATVTRQTSETNITVRLDLDSAAYDPPQTGHGFFDHMLDALARHARLGLNVQATGDLHIEPHHLIEDAGITLGQALTQALGDRKGIERYGSAFVPMDETLAHVVVDLSGRAHLAFEPETLDVWGAAGGMSHYHLREFLRGLCNHGGVTLHVRLLAGREAHHVIEAIMKALARALRDAVAVTSGAMPSTKGSL; this is encoded by the coding sequence ATGAGCCGCTCGGCCACTGTGACCCGCCAGACCAGCGAAACGAACATCACCGTTCGCCTGGACCTTGATTCTGCCGCCTACGACCCGCCCCAGACCGGGCACGGGTTTTTTGACCACATGCTGGACGCGCTGGCCCGCCACGCCCGCCTGGGCCTGAATGTGCAGGCCACAGGCGACCTGCACATTGAGCCCCATCACCTGATTGAAGACGCTGGCATCACGCTGGGGCAGGCGCTGACCCAGGCGCTGGGCGACCGCAAGGGCATTGAGCGCTACGGCAGCGCCTTTGTGCCCATGGACGAAACGCTGGCCCATGTGGTGGTGGACCTTTCCGGCCGGGCGCACCTGGCCTTTGAGCCGGAAACGCTGGACGTGTGGGGCGCGGCGGGCGGCATGAGCCACTACCACCTGCGCGAATTTCTGCGCGGCCTGTGCAACCACGGCGGGGTCACGCTGCACGTGCGCCTGCTGGCCGGGCGCGAGGCGCACCATGTGATCGAGGCGATCATGAAAGCCCTGGCCCGCGCCCTGCGCGACGCGGTGGCCGTGACCTCCGGCGCCATGCCCAGCACCAAGGGGAGCCTGTGA
- the ddrA gene encoding single-stranded DNA-binding protein DdrA, with product MKLSDVQKRLQAPFPAHMVAWKPGAISKDRGRALMLAHIDARAVQDRLDSICPDGWSFEVEIVSGTRLPTVKGRLTVLGVTREDIGEAPEGDLGTLKAASSDALKRCAVHFGIGRYLYDLPKTWADWDDAGRKPVTTPELPDWARPDHERTPGGAHLMQAMEQLRYELPEDLELQREVYKHLKAALGSLHPGSPQTGRAA from the coding sequence ATGAAACTGAGCGATGTTCAGAAACGACTCCAGGCCCCGTTTCCCGCTCATATGGTGGCGTGGAAGCCCGGTGCGATCAGCAAGGACCGGGGGCGCGCCCTGATGCTGGCCCACATTGACGCCCGCGCCGTGCAGGACCGTCTGGATTCCATCTGCCCCGATGGCTGGAGCTTCGAGGTAGAGATTGTGTCCGGCACCCGCCTGCCCACCGTCAAGGGCCGCCTGACCGTGCTGGGCGTGACCCGTGAAGATATTGGCGAGGCCCCCGAGGGCGACCTGGGCACCCTGAAGGCGGCCAGCAGCGACGCCCTGAAGCGCTGCGCCGTGCACTTTGGCATTGGCCGCTACCTGTACGACCTGCCCAAAACCTGGGCCGACTGGGACGATGCGGGACGCAAGCCCGTGACCACCCCCGAACTGCCCGACTGGGCCCGCCCCGACCACGAGCGCACCCCTGGCGGCGCCCACCTGATGCAGGCCATGGAACAGCTGCGCTACGAACTGCCCGAGGACCTGGAACTGCAGCGCGAGGTCTACAAGCACCTCAAGGCCGCGCTGGGCAGCCTGCACCCGGGCTCGCCCCAGACCGGGCGCGCGGCATGA
- a CDS encoding methyltransferase domain-containing protein — protein MTWNPEVYDQFKAARSAPVQDLHALIPERPYRRVVDLGCGTGEHTLALARRFPGAQVTGLDSSPEMLARAAQHGAPNLHFVPGDIAALSGTFELIHANASLQWLPDHPALLPRLWRHLTPGGVLAVQVPANHDHPSHRLLSETAADFAEELGGYTRFGTAHGASPVLSPAAYAEHLDALGAHDITALSKVYPVVLDGAEGLIAWTRGTALVPYLSRLDDATGARFLAAYRARLQAAFPGERLYYAFTRVLFVASKPAESGRAL, from the coding sequence ATGACCTGGAACCCCGAGGTGTATGACCAGTTCAAGGCCGCCCGCAGCGCCCCAGTGCAGGACCTGCACGCGCTGATTCCCGAGCGGCCCTACCGCCGCGTGGTGGACCTGGGCTGCGGCACGGGCGAGCACACGCTGGCCCTGGCCCGCCGCTTCCCAGGCGCGCAGGTGACGGGCCTGGACAGCAGCCCCGAGATGCTGGCGCGCGCCGCCCAGCACGGAGCGCCCAACCTCCACTTTGTGCCAGGAGACATCGCGGCGCTGTCCGGCACCTTTGAGCTGATTCACGCCAATGCTTCGCTCCAGTGGCTGCCCGACCACCCGGCGCTGCTCCCCAGGCTGTGGAGACACCTGACCCCGGGCGGCGTGCTGGCCGTGCAGGTGCCCGCCAACCACGACCACCCCAGCCACCGCCTGCTGAGCGAAACCGCCGCCGACTTTGCAGAGGAACTGGGCGGCTATACCCGCTTTGGCACCGCGCACGGCGCCTCGCCGGTTCTGAGCCCGGCCGCCTATGCCGAGCATCTGGACGCCCTGGGGGCCCATGACATCACGGCCCTGAGCAAGGTGTACCCGGTGGTGCTGGACGGCGCTGAAGGCCTGATCGCCTGGACACGCGGCACGGCGCTGGTGCCCTACCTCTCGCGGCTGGATGACGCCACCGGGGCGCGCTTCCTGGCCGCTTACCGGGCAAGGTTGCAGGCCGCCTTTCCCGGCGAGCGGCTGTATTACGCCTTTACCCGGGTGCTGTTTGTGGCCAGCAAACCGGCAGAGTCAGGCCGGGCGCTCTGA
- the hrpB gene encoding ATP-dependent helicase HrpB, protein MPPVTLPIHEVIPAVQTALHAHSLVVVQAPPGAGKSTALPLALLDEPWLAGQKIIMLQPRRVAARAVAARLAEGLGQRVGETVGYRVRFEAQVSPGTRLEVVTEGILTRRLQRDPELAGVGLVILDEFHERSLNADLALALLRDLLGALRDDLRVLVMSATLDPALPGRLGAPLVESAGRAYPVEVRYLAADPVGRVEDAVARQVRAALLAHEGDVLAFLPGVREIRGAMGLLSGVDAAVLPLYGDLPVREQHRALRPDPGGQRKVVLATSIAETSLTIDGVRVVVDGGQSRWAQFDPATGLSRMVTGRVTQDAAAQRAGRAGRTAPGVAYRLWSERTQALLPAARPPEVLEADLAPLTLELAQWGVTDPAALWWLDQPPARRIETARDLLRGLGALDSAGRITPEGKRLLDFPTHPRLAHLLTGREAPALAADVAALLEERDPLPPGSGADLTDRVAALRAWRRREAQGGDAAVLERAERLSRQWRGLLGVRPDDAAPDPYAVGALVARAYPERAALAREAASGLRRGRFLLAGGQGAALPEGDALAGTRALAVAHLDAAQAEGRIFLAAPLDPAVLAAGAPWVDVVRWDSRTGTLVAQQEQRCGALVLETRPLRDLPPGARVAALLDAVRQEGLGVLTFGPEAQALRDRVNALRHWRPDEAWPDLTDAGLLDTLDVWLAPHLGSARTREDLGRLNLLPALQARLPWPLPAQLEELAPTHLTVPTGSRIRLSYRPGEAPILAVKLQELFGLADTPAVNGGRTPVLLHLLSPAGRPVQVTQDLRSFWNSSYFEVRKDLRGRYPKHPWPDDPWSHAPMRGTKKRGA, encoded by the coding sequence ATGCCCCCCGTGACCCTCCCCATCCACGAAGTCATCCCCGCCGTGCAAACCGCCCTGCACGCGCACTCCCTGGTGGTGGTCCAGGCCCCCCCCGGCGCCGGCAAAAGCACCGCCCTGCCCCTGGCCCTGCTGGATGAACCCTGGCTGGCCGGGCAGAAGATCATCATGCTGCAGCCCCGGCGGGTGGCGGCCCGGGCGGTGGCGGCGCGGCTGGCCGAGGGGCTGGGCCAGCGGGTGGGGGAGACGGTGGGGTACCGCGTGCGCTTTGAGGCGCAGGTGTCGCCCGGGACCCGGCTGGAGGTGGTGACCGAGGGCATCCTGACCCGGCGGCTGCAGCGCGACCCGGAGTTGGCGGGGGTGGGGCTGGTCATTCTGGACGAGTTTCACGAACGGTCCCTGAACGCCGACCTTGCCCTGGCGTTGCTGCGCGACCTGCTGGGCGCCCTGCGCGACGACCTGCGCGTGCTGGTCATGAGCGCCACCCTGGACCCGGCGCTGCCCGGGCGACTGGGAGCGCCCCTGGTGGAGAGTGCGGGGCGGGCCTACCCGGTGGAGGTGCGGTATCTGGCCGCTGACCCGGTGGGCCGCGTGGAGGACGCGGTGGCCCGGCAGGTGCGCGCGGCGCTCCTGGCGCACGAGGGCGACGTGCTGGCCTTCCTGCCCGGCGTGCGCGAGATTCGCGGGGCCATGGGGCTGCTCTCCGGGGTGGACGCGGCGGTGCTGCCCCTGTACGGCGACCTGCCGGTGCGCGAGCAGCACAGGGCCCTGCGCCCGGACCCAGGGGGGCAGCGCAAGGTCGTGCTGGCGACCAGCATCGCGGAAACCTCACTGACCATAGACGGCGTGCGGGTGGTGGTGGACGGCGGCCAGAGCCGCTGGGCGCAGTTTGATCCGGCCACCGGGCTCTCGCGCATGGTCACGGGGCGGGTCACGCAGGACGCGGCGGCGCAGCGCGCAGGCCGCGCCGGACGCACGGCCCCGGGGGTGGCCTACCGCCTCTGGAGCGAGCGCACCCAGGCGCTGCTGCCTGCCGCCCGCCCACCCGAGGTGCTGGAGGCCGACCTCGCGCCGCTGACCCTGGAACTGGCGCAGTGGGGCGTCACGGACCCGGCCGCCCTGTGGTGGCTGGACCAGCCGCCCGCGCGCCGCATCGAGACCGCCCGGGACCTGCTGCGGGGCCTGGGAGCCCTGGACAGCGCTGGCCGGATCACGCCCGAGGGAAAGCGCCTGCTGGACTTTCCCACCCACCCGCGCCTCGCCCACCTGCTGACCGGGCGCGAGGCCCCCGCCCTGGCCGCCGATGTGGCTGCGCTGCTGGAAGAACGCGACCCCCTGCCGCCCGGCAGCGGCGCTGACCTGACCGACCGGGTGGCGGCCCTGCGCGCGTGGCGCCGCCGCGAGGCGCAGGGCGGCGACGCGGCGGTGTTGGAACGCGCCGAGCGCCTCTCCCGGCAGTGGCGCGGCTTGCTGGGCGTGCGCCCGGACGACGCGGCGCCGGACCCCTACGCCGTGGGCGCCCTGGTGGCGCGCGCCTACCCCGAGCGGGCGGCCCTGGCGCGCGAGGCGGCTTCAGGCCTGCGGCGGGGCCGCTTTCTGCTGGCCGGCGGCCAGGGCGCGGCGCTGCCCGAGGGCGACGCGCTGGCGGGCACCCGGGCCCTGGCGGTGGCCCACCTGGACGCCGCGCAGGCCGAGGGGCGCATTTTCCTGGCCGCGCCCCTGGACCCGGCGGTGCTGGCCGCCGGGGCACCGTGGGTGGACGTGGTGCGCTGGGACAGCCGCACCGGCACCCTGGTAGCGCAGCAGGAGCAGCGCTGCGGCGCCCTGGTGCTGGAGACGCGGCCCCTGCGCGACCTGCCCCCGGGTGCCCGCGTGGCTGCGCTGCTGGACGCGGTGCGCCAGGAGGGCCTGGGCGTGCTGACCTTTGGCCCCGAGGCTCAGGCCCTGCGCGACCGGGTGAATGCCCTGCGGCACTGGCGCCCGGACGAGGCCTGGCCGGACCTGACCGACGCCGGCCTGCTGGACACGCTGGACGTCTGGCTCGCGCCGCACCTGGGCAGCGCCCGCACGCGCGAGGATCTGGGGCGGCTGAACCTCCTGCCCGCCCTGCAGGCGAGGCTGCCCTGGCCGCTGCCCGCGCAGCTGGAGGAACTGGCCCCCACCCACCTCACCGTGCCCACTGGCAGCCGCATCCGCCTGAGCTACCGCCCCGGCGAGGCGCCCATTCTGGCGGTGAAGCTGCAGGAACTCTTCGGCCTGGCCGATACGCCGGCCGTCAACGGGGGCCGCACACCGGTGCTGCTGCACCTGCTGTCGCCCGCCGGGCGGCCGGTGCAGGTCACGCAGGATCTGCGGTCGTTCTGGAATTCGTCGTATTTCGAGGTGCGCAAGGATCTGCGTGGGCGTTACCCCAAGCACCCGTGGCCGGATGATCCCTGGAGCCACGCGCCCATGCGGGGCACGAAAAAGCGCGGTGCCTAG